The Polyangium spumosum genome includes a window with the following:
- a CDS encoding RNA polymerase sigma factor, translated as MRRICDGDDDAIAEIYDRHASVAYGLALKIVRDALEAEDVVHDAFVAIVERADQYRAERGTVVAWLVTTVRNLALDRARRRTRRAQITEEELRHEPAEPVVDPESTSVLDLERRAVRAALVGLPAAQRATLETAFFEGLSYPEIAERDGVPLGTVKSRAARALSALRVALEGPLEMRGVGGSEDE; from the coding sequence ATGCGCCGCATCTGCGACGGCGACGACGACGCCATCGCGGAGATCTACGATCGTCACGCGAGCGTCGCGTACGGGCTCGCGCTCAAGATCGTGCGCGACGCGCTCGAGGCCGAGGACGTGGTGCACGACGCGTTCGTCGCCATCGTCGAGCGCGCCGATCAGTACCGCGCCGAGCGAGGCACGGTCGTCGCGTGGCTCGTCACGACGGTGCGCAACCTGGCCCTCGATCGGGCGCGGCGGCGCACCCGCAGGGCGCAGATCACGGAGGAGGAGCTCCGGCACGAGCCTGCCGAGCCCGTCGTGGATCCCGAGTCGACCTCGGTCCTCGACCTCGAGCGCCGCGCGGTTCGGGCGGCGCTCGTTGGTCTGCCTGCGGCGCAACGCGCGACGCTGGAGACGGCCTTCTTCGAGGGGCTCAGTTATCCGGAGATCGCCGAGCGCGACGGCGTGCCGCTCGGCACCGTGAAGTCCCGCGCGGCGCGCGCCCTCTCGGCCTTGCGCGTGGCCCTCGAAGGGCCGCTCGAGATGCGCGGGGTGGGCGGATCCGAGGACGAGTGA
- the yihA gene encoding ribosome biogenesis GTP-binding protein YihA/YsxC produces MNDQSKTAKKKKSAAAPKPKGAPAEAKKKKSLDPRQIVHADFLAAAAPGSSLPAPTMAEIAFAGRSNVGKSSLINTLVERKGLVRTGATPGVTRQINLFEARARDGATFHLIDLPGYGYARRSKAERTAWGDLIEGYLRSRVTLAALVILVDARRGLEEDDLELIQFVEEARDVQRRPVEVVIVATKIDKIGRSASRSATAAMAKRTGRKVLGFSSVTAEGRAELWALLRKVTLGAPEAAPEAAPEAAPEAKDVEPEPS; encoded by the coding sequence GTGAACGACCAATCCAAGACGGCGAAGAAGAAAAAAAGCGCGGCGGCCCCGAAGCCCAAGGGCGCGCCCGCCGAGGCCAAGAAGAAGAAGTCGCTCGATCCCAGGCAGATCGTCCACGCGGACTTCCTCGCCGCGGCGGCGCCGGGCTCCTCGCTCCCTGCGCCGACCATGGCCGAGATCGCCTTCGCGGGTCGATCGAACGTGGGCAAGTCGAGCCTCATCAACACGCTCGTCGAGCGCAAGGGCCTCGTGCGCACGGGGGCCACGCCCGGCGTCACGCGCCAGATCAACCTCTTCGAGGCGCGCGCGCGGGACGGCGCGACCTTCCACCTCATCGACCTTCCCGGCTACGGCTACGCGAGGCGCTCGAAGGCCGAACGGACGGCGTGGGGCGACCTCATCGAGGGCTACCTGCGCAGCCGCGTCACCCTCGCGGCCCTCGTGATCCTGGTCGACGCGCGGCGTGGCCTCGAGGAGGACGACCTCGAGCTCATCCAGTTCGTGGAGGAGGCGCGCGACGTCCAGCGCAGGCCCGTGGAGGTCGTCATCGTCGCCACGAAGATCGACAAGATCGGGCGCTCGGCGAGCCGCAGCGCCACGGCGGCGATGGCCAAGCGCACGGGGCGCAAGGTGCTCGGCTTCTCGTCGGTCACGGCCGAGGGCCGCGCCGAGCTCTGGGCGCTGCTCCGCAAGGTCACGCTCGGCGCGCCCGAGGCCGCGCCCGAGGCCGCGCCCGAAGCCGCGCCCGAGGCGAAGGACGTCGAGCCCGAGCCTTCCTGA
- a CDS encoding metallophosphoesterase — protein MRRFWTVLFAVTAALHVTFAVAAHALLTRAGAPSPWLFALVLSALLAYTFRGRMLLASADRPVPRLRRLLVEEPYYVHWCALVAALPIWVAGLALSMIAAFVVPAALVPTSGTLAIAAYGLGLALAGWGVFVRRRWVRVRTIDVPIRGLPPAFEGYRIAHLSDLHIGALCPREHAERWADTVRALDVDLVALTGDYVTSGDAFHGEVAALASSLPSRDGVIAVMGNHDYFGDGEALVVKLREAGIVVLRNERTSIERSGAALVIAGVDDTWSRRADVRRAVDGHESGAPLVVLAHDPQLFPDLSARGASLVLSGHTHWGQVAVPFFSTRWNLSARVYRYHADLYREGDAWLYVNPGLGTTGPPVRLGAAPEITILRLGAKSA, from the coding sequence ATGCGAAGGTTCTGGACCGTCCTGTTTGCCGTGACCGCCGCGCTGCACGTGACGTTCGCCGTCGCAGCACACGCGCTCCTCACGCGGGCCGGCGCGCCGTCGCCGTGGCTCTTCGCGCTCGTGCTCTCCGCGCTGCTCGCCTACACGTTCCGCGGACGGATGCTCCTCGCTTCGGCCGATCGCCCGGTGCCCCGCCTGCGCCGCCTGCTCGTCGAGGAGCCGTACTACGTGCACTGGTGCGCCCTCGTCGCGGCGCTGCCGATCTGGGTCGCAGGGCTCGCCCTGTCGATGATCGCGGCCTTCGTGGTCCCCGCGGCGCTCGTGCCCACGTCGGGCACGCTCGCGATCGCGGCGTACGGGCTCGGGCTCGCGCTCGCCGGCTGGGGCGTGTTCGTGCGGCGGCGCTGGGTCCGCGTGCGGACGATCGACGTGCCCATCCGCGGCCTGCCGCCCGCCTTCGAGGGCTACCGCATCGCCCACCTGTCGGACCTGCACATCGGCGCGCTCTGCCCGCGCGAGCACGCAGAGCGCTGGGCCGACACCGTCCGCGCGCTCGACGTCGACCTCGTGGCGCTGACGGGCGATTACGTGACGAGCGGCGACGCGTTCCACGGCGAGGTCGCCGCGCTCGCGAGCTCGCTGCCGAGCCGCGACGGGGTGATCGCCGTGATGGGCAACCACGACTACTTCGGCGACGGCGAGGCGCTCGTGGTGAAGCTGCGCGAGGCCGGCATCGTGGTCCTGCGCAACGAGCGCACGTCGATCGAGCGCAGCGGCGCAGCGCTCGTGATCGCGGGCGTGGACGACACGTGGTCGCGCCGCGCCGACGTGCGCCGCGCGGTCGACGGACACGAGAGCGGCGCGCCGCTCGTCGTCCTGGCCCACGATCCGCAGCTCTTCCCGGATCTGTCGGCGCGGGGCGCGTCGCTCGTGCTCTCGGGGCACACGCACTGGGGTCAGGTCGCCGTGCCGTTTTTCTCGACGCGCTGGAACCTCTCGGCCCGCGTCTACCGCTACCACGCCGACCTCTACCGCGAGGGCGACGCGTGGTTGTACGTGAACCCCGGGCTCGGCACGACGGGGCCGCCGGTGCGGCTCGGCGCGGCGCCGGAGATCACGATCCTTCGGCTCGGAGCGAAGTCGGCCTGA
- the glpK gene encoding glycerol kinase GlpK — MAADLLLAIDQGTTGTTSLVLDTEGTTRGRATREFPQHFPRPGLVEHEPEDIWQSVLESVEAALASASIKGDRIAAVGITNQRETTLVWQRATDKPIHRAIVWQDRRTADTCALLRERGHEPDVKRTTGLVLDPYFAGTKLTWLLDNVDGARERAERGELAFGTIDSYLVWRLSGGAMGGSPVHATDVTNASRTLLMSLETLDWDAEMLALFRAPRSVLPKIVDSAGLIAKTHGFPHLPDGVPITGIAGDQQAALFGQACFDTGDAKCTYGTGAFVLVNIGEKPITSRFGLLTTVGWKVGSEVVFALEGSAFIAGAAVQWLRDGLGIIRSAAEIEPLAASVPSSEGVTFVPALSGLGAPYWDANARGIIHGITRGTTKAHLARATLEGIALEVTDLLRAMGDDLGKPLGRMRVDGGAANNDLLMQYQADTAALTIERPIELESTARGAAMLAGVGAGLFRGMRDAARMSRVERTFEVAMSANERKTHLDRWSDAVARARSSRG, encoded by the coding sequence ATGGCCGCCGACCTTCTGCTCGCGATCGATCAAGGGACGACCGGGACGACCTCCCTCGTGCTCGACACAGAAGGGACCACACGCGGACGCGCGACGCGCGAGTTCCCGCAGCACTTTCCCCGCCCCGGCCTCGTCGAGCACGAGCCCGAGGACATCTGGCAAAGCGTGCTCGAATCGGTGGAGGCCGCGCTCGCCTCGGCCTCGATCAAGGGCGACCGCATCGCCGCCGTCGGCATCACGAACCAGCGCGAGACCACGCTCGTCTGGCAACGCGCGACCGACAAGCCCATCCACCGCGCGATCGTCTGGCAAGACCGGCGCACCGCCGATACGTGCGCGCTCCTGCGCGAGCGCGGCCACGAGCCCGACGTGAAACGGACGACCGGGCTCGTGCTCGATCCGTACTTCGCCGGCACGAAGCTCACCTGGTTGCTCGACAACGTCGACGGCGCCCGCGAGCGCGCCGAGCGCGGCGAGCTCGCCTTCGGCACCATCGACAGCTACCTCGTCTGGCGCCTGTCCGGCGGCGCGATGGGCGGCTCGCCCGTGCACGCGACCGACGTGACGAACGCCTCGCGCACGCTGCTCATGAGCCTCGAGACGCTCGACTGGGACGCCGAGATGCTCGCGCTCTTCCGCGCCCCGCGCTCGGTGCTGCCGAAGATCGTCGACTCGGCCGGGCTCATCGCGAAGACGCATGGATTCCCGCACCTGCCCGACGGCGTGCCGATCACGGGCATCGCCGGCGATCAACAAGCCGCGCTCTTCGGTCAGGCCTGCTTCGACACGGGCGACGCGAAATGCACCTACGGCACGGGCGCCTTCGTCCTCGTCAACATCGGCGAAAAGCCCATCACGAGCCGCTTCGGCTTGCTCACGACCGTAGGCTGGAAGGTGGGGAGCGAGGTCGTCTTCGCCCTCGAAGGCAGCGCCTTCATCGCGGGCGCGGCCGTGCAATGGCTGCGCGACGGGCTCGGCATCATCCGCAGCGCGGCCGAGATCGAGCCGCTCGCCGCGAGCGTGCCCTCGAGCGAAGGCGTGACGTTCGTGCCCGCGCTCTCGGGCCTCGGCGCGCCGTACTGGGATGCGAACGCGCGCGGGATCATCCACGGCATCACGCGCGGCACGACGAAGGCGCACCTCGCGCGCGCCACGCTCGAGGGCATCGCGCTCGAAGTGACGGACCTGCTCCGCGCGATGGGCGACGACCTCGGCAAGCCCCTCGGCCGCATGCGCGTCGACGGCGGCGCCGCGAACAACGACCTGCTCATGCAGTACCAGGCCGACACGGCGGCCCTCACGATCGAGCGCCCCATCGAGCTCGAGTCGACCGCCCGCGGCGCCGCCATGCTCGCGGGCGTGGGCGCCGGCCTCTTCCGCGGCATGCGCGACGCGGCCCGGATGTCCCGGGTCGAGCGGACGTTCGAGGTCGCGATGTCCGCAAACGAGCGCAAAACCCACCTCGACCGCTGGTCCGACGCCGTCGCCCGCGCCCGCTCGTCGCGCGGTTGA
- a CDS encoding Gfo/Idh/MocA family oxidoreductase, whose translation MTVPVALVGCGAWGENLLRVLCESPRAELVAVAETSPARREVARVKAKTAAIVESLEEAAALGARAVVIATPPRSHASLVLAALDAGLDVFVEKPLALSAADAEACVTRAAALGRVVMVGHLLRYHPAVERLVAMVHEGALGVIRHLAASRLSIRGDRSVPALWSLGPHDLSIVHAIEPLRVESIEATSGPDGDPVVLGLRTYSGLAARIELSRVHATKERRIVVVGSSAVVMLDDVRAPDRVFLSRRPDGSFEGPTEEIRVPWREPMAVEIDHFLRCVEERRVPRTPFEEGAVVVRVLEKAERVLVDGGGIRPTSLRAEGS comes from the coding sequence GTGACCGTACCCGTCGCCCTCGTCGGCTGCGGCGCGTGGGGCGAAAACCTCCTGCGTGTCCTCTGCGAGAGCCCGCGGGCCGAGCTCGTCGCGGTCGCCGAGACGAGCCCCGCGCGGCGCGAGGTGGCGCGCGTGAAGGCGAAGACGGCTGCGATCGTCGAGAGCCTGGAGGAGGCCGCCGCGCTCGGCGCGCGCGCCGTGGTGATCGCCACGCCGCCGCGCTCGCATGCCTCGCTCGTGCTGGCGGCGCTCGACGCGGGGCTCGACGTCTTCGTCGAGAAGCCGCTCGCGCTCTCGGCGGCGGACGCGGAGGCTTGTGTGACGCGCGCGGCGGCGCTCGGGCGCGTCGTGATGGTGGGGCACCTCTTGCGGTATCACCCGGCGGTCGAGCGGCTCGTCGCGATGGTGCACGAGGGTGCGCTCGGCGTGATCCGGCACCTCGCCGCGTCGCGGCTCTCCATTCGTGGGGATCGATCGGTGCCGGCGCTCTGGTCGCTCGGCCCGCACGACCTCTCGATCGTGCATGCGATCGAGCCGCTCCGGGTCGAGTCGATCGAGGCGACGAGCGGGCCCGACGGCGATCCGGTCGTTCTCGGGCTGCGCACGTATTCGGGCCTCGCGGCGCGGATCGAGCTCTCGCGCGTGCATGCGACGAAGGAGCGAAGGATCGTGGTGGTGGGTTCGTCCGCGGTGGTGATGCTCGACGACGTGCGCGCGCCGGATCGGGTCTTCTTGTCGCGGCGCCCGGATGGTTCCTTCGAGGGCCCGACCGAGGAGATCCGCGTCCCCTGGCGTGAGCCGATGGCCGTCGAGATCGATCATTTCCTTCGTTGCGTGGAGGAGCGCCGCGTCCCGCGTACGCCGTTCGAGGAGGGCGCGGTCGTCGTGCGGGTGCTCGAGAAGGCCGAGCGGGTGCTCGTCGACGGCGGCGGGATCAGGCCGACTTCGCTCCGAGCCGAAGGATCGTGA
- a CDS encoding adenylate/guanylate cyclase domain-containing protein, which translates to MARLILQTAEGQQAIELRPVNSLGRHPNNSIQLLDKIVSKEHCIIELRGAQFYLRDLGSLNGTFINNERVRGEAPLKHGDEIALGSTRGRFDDTPSPVAGTAGGPPPAPAPAPQQAWAATPQPAPVAPSPLAQSAHVLPAVPAATANRPPQGAFAPPPMPPRPVGPQPPNLGSRPGGPGLPAPNPALGIPNASPNLTMMGRGSGAHTFVTGPHSYVAQGTRIDLNDQARQIGTQIAAVEKGFLPFDRLASDLNQLRADYERLRLSHELSREIASERDTSKLLDKILASIFKFIRADRGVIFLRDDNGELTPRASQRRDGTTAPISVSSTILNHVVKERAAVLTHDAAMDFAASKGKSMILNRISSAIVVPLVAPNNSQDVLGVLWLDSETLAQFQPKDLELVVAVAHQASMFIEINILGKKIENEIIARERFSRLLSPNIAERVMSGQLEVRLGGQRVEECTVFNSDIRGFTAMSENTPPEELVDMLNEYFELMVDTIFKYEGTLDKFMGDGIMAIWGAPVIHPDDAIRSVFCALEMGEVLGDFNRRRLERDLAPLAIGIGIHTGPLVAGYIGSSKALSYTVIGDTANTSARLCSVALAGQIVVSEMTHDRLAGRFETEELPSAKVKGKEKPLRVFNVIRPATSAQVPANLIAEPTISE; encoded by the coding sequence ATGGCTCGACTGATCCTGCAGACCGCCGAAGGGCAGCAGGCCATCGAGCTGCGGCCCGTGAACTCGTTGGGGCGCCACCCCAACAACTCGATCCAGCTTCTCGACAAGATCGTCTCCAAGGAGCACTGCATCATCGAGCTCCGCGGGGCGCAGTTTTACCTGCGTGATCTGGGCAGCTTGAACGGGACGTTCATCAACAACGAGCGGGTCCGCGGCGAGGCTCCCCTGAAGCACGGCGACGAGATCGCCCTCGGATCGACGCGGGGTCGCTTCGACGACACGCCGTCGCCCGTCGCGGGGACCGCAGGGGGGCCGCCGCCCGCGCCCGCGCCCGCGCCGCAGCAAGCCTGGGCCGCCACGCCGCAGCCGGCCCCCGTCGCGCCGTCTCCGCTTGCACAGTCGGCCCACGTGCTGCCGGCGGTGCCCGCGGCGACCGCGAATCGTCCGCCGCAAGGGGCCTTCGCGCCGCCGCCGATGCCGCCGCGGCCCGTGGGTCCGCAGCCGCCGAATTTGGGTTCGCGCCCCGGCGGTCCTGGGTTGCCTGCGCCGAACCCGGCGCTCGGCATCCCGAACGCGAGCCCCAACCTCACGATGATGGGGAGGGGCTCGGGCGCGCACACGTTCGTCACGGGCCCGCACTCCTACGTCGCGCAGGGCACGCGGATCGACCTCAACGATCAAGCGCGCCAGATCGGCACGCAGATCGCCGCGGTGGAGAAGGGCTTCTTGCCCTTCGACCGCCTCGCGAGCGACCTGAACCAGCTCCGCGCCGACTACGAGCGGCTGCGCTTGTCGCACGAGCTCTCGCGCGAGATCGCCTCCGAGCGCGACACCTCGAAGCTGCTCGACAAGATCCTCGCGAGCATCTTCAAGTTCATCCGCGCCGATCGCGGCGTCATCTTCCTCCGCGACGACAACGGCGAGCTCACGCCGCGCGCCTCGCAGCGCCGCGACGGCACGACGGCGCCGATCAGCGTCTCGTCGACGATCCTGAACCACGTGGTCAAGGAGCGCGCGGCCGTCCTCACGCACGACGCGGCGATGGATTTTGCGGCCTCCAAGGGCAAGAGCATGATCCTGAACCGGATCAGCTCGGCGATCGTCGTGCCGCTCGTCGCGCCGAACAACTCGCAGGACGTGCTCGGCGTGCTCTGGCTCGACTCGGAGACGCTCGCGCAGTTCCAGCCGAAGGACCTCGAGCTCGTGGTGGCCGTGGCCCATCAGGCCTCGATGTTCATCGAGATCAACATCCTCGGGAAGAAGATCGAGAACGAGATCATCGCCCGGGAGCGCTTCTCGCGGCTGCTCTCGCCGAACATCGCCGAGCGCGTGATGAGCGGCCAGCTCGAGGTGCGCCTCGGCGGTCAGCGCGTCGAGGAGTGCACGGTCTTCAACAGCGACATCCGCGGCTTCACCGCGATGAGCGAGAACACCCCGCCCGAAGAGCTCGTCGACATGCTCAACGAGTACTTCGAGCTCATGGTGGACACGATCTTCAAGTACGAGGGCACGCTCGACAAGTTCATGGGCGACGGGATCATGGCCATCTGGGGCGCGCCCGTGATCCACCCCGACGACGCGATCCGCAGCGTGTTCTGCGCGCTGGAGATGGGGGAGGTCCTCGGCGATTTCAACCGGAGGCGCCTCGAGCGTGACCTCGCCCCGCTCGCCATCGGCATCGGCATCCACACGGGCCCGCTCGTCGCGGGGTACATCGGCAGCTCCAAGGCGCTCTCGTACACGGTCATCGGCGACACCGCGAACACCTCGGCCCGCCTCTGCTCGGTGGCGCTGGCCGGACAGATCGTGGTCAGCGAGATGACGCACGACCGGCTCGCGGGTCGGTTCGAGACGGAGGAGCTCCCGTCGGCGAAGGTGAAGGGCAAGGAGAAGCCGCTGCGCGTCTTCAACGTGATCCGTCCAGCCACGTCGGCGCAGGTCCCCGCGAACCTCATCGCCGAGCCGACGATCTCGGAGTAG
- a CDS encoding acetyl-CoA carboxylase carboxyltransferase subunit alpha, translated as MFVLPFEKPIADLVEKVRALRALAASDRRFEPELARLEEKTSRLAREIFADLTPIQKVQLSRHANRPYTLDYVKRLFTGWVELKGDRRFAEDPSIVAGLASFHGRSVVVVGHQKGRGTKENVKRNFGMPHPEGYRKAIRMYELADKFGLPVLTFIDTPGAYPGIGAEERGQSEAIGAALAAMARARVPIVATIIGEGGSGGALALGVANRVLVLEFGCYSVISPEGCAAILWNDGARADEAAAQLKITAPELLQLGVVDAVVEEPTGGAHQDHDEAARMLDVALWQTLTSLDGLTGDELVDDRYQRFRALGSFLA; from the coding sequence ATGTTCGTGCTGCCGTTCGAGAAGCCGATCGCCGATCTGGTCGAGAAGGTGCGGGCGCTGCGGGCGCTCGCTGCGTCGGATCGCAGGTTCGAACCTGAGCTCGCGCGCCTCGAAGAGAAGACGTCGCGGCTCGCGCGCGAGATCTTCGCGGACCTCACGCCGATCCAGAAGGTCCAGCTCTCGCGCCACGCGAACCGGCCCTACACGCTCGACTACGTCAAGCGCCTCTTCACCGGCTGGGTCGAGCTCAAAGGGGATCGTCGCTTCGCCGAGGATCCGTCGATCGTCGCGGGGCTCGCGTCGTTTCACGGCCGCAGCGTCGTCGTGGTCGGCCACCAGAAGGGGCGCGGCACCAAGGAGAACGTGAAGCGCAACTTCGGCATGCCCCACCCCGAGGGCTACCGGAAGGCGATCCGCATGTACGAGCTCGCCGACAAGTTTGGCCTGCCCGTGCTCACGTTCATCGACACGCCCGGCGCGTATCCCGGCATCGGCGCCGAGGAGCGCGGGCAGAGCGAGGCCATCGGCGCGGCGCTCGCGGCCATGGCGAGGGCGCGCGTGCCGATCGTCGCGACGATCATCGGCGAGGGTGGATCGGGCGGCGCGCTCGCGCTCGGCGTGGCCAACCGCGTGCTCGTGCTCGAGTTTGGTTGTTACTCGGTCATCTCGCCCGAGGGCTGCGCGGCGATCCTCTGGAACGACGGCGCGCGCGCGGACGAAGCGGCGGCGCAGCTCAAGATCACCGCGCCCGAGCTCCTGCAGCTCGGCGTGGTCGACGCCGTCGTGGAGGAGCCGACGGGCGGCGCGCATCAGGACCACGACGAGGCCGCGCGTATGCTCGACGTCGCGCTCTGGCAGACGCTCACCTCGCTCGACGGGCTCACGGGGGACGAGCTCGTCGACGATCGGTATCAGCGCTTCCGCGCGCTCGGGTCTTTCCTCGCCTGA
- a CDS encoding gamma-butyrobetaine hydroxylase-like domain-containing protein yields MSDPRIEPTMVKAPHGARTMEIQWADGHKSVLPHETLRGYCPCAVCQGHGGTIHFVPGGDLSLRDIQQVGNYALQFTWGDQHDTGIYSFRYLRSLCQCDACKPTFNPGSTP; encoded by the coding sequence ATGAGCGATCCGAGGATCGAGCCCACGATGGTCAAGGCCCCGCACGGCGCGCGGACCATGGAGATCCAGTGGGCCGACGGGCACAAGAGCGTGCTTCCGCACGAGACCCTTCGCGGCTACTGCCCGTGCGCGGTCTGCCAGGGCCACGGCGGCACCATCCACTTCGTGCCGGGCGGCGACCTCTCCCTTCGCGACATCCAGCAGGTCGGCAACTACGCCCTGCAGTTCACCTGGGGCGACCAGCACGACACGGGGATCTACTCCTTCCGTTACCTCCGCTCGCTTTGCCAGTGCGACGCGTGCAAGCCGACGTTCAACCCGGGATCGACGCCGTGA